From Leifsonia sp. fls2-241-R2A-40a, one genomic window encodes:
- a CDS encoding excinuclease ABC subunit UvrA, translated as MTAADSHDIIRVQGARENNLKDVSVELPKRRLTVFTGVSGSGKSSLVFGTIAAESQRMINETYSAFVQGFMPSLARPDVDVLEGLTTAIIVDQERMGANARSTVGTVTDANAMLRILFSRLGQPHIGSPQAFSFNIPSVSGRGAITVGGKTEKREFTQLGGMCPRCEGMGAVSDIDLAQLFDDSKSLQEGAITIPGYTADGWGVRIIANSGFVPGDKPIRDFTEQERQDFLYKEPVKVKIEGINLTYEGLVPKVQKSMLSKDVNAMQPHIRAFVERAVTFTTCPECEGTRLSEGARASKIAGISIADACAMQITDLSDWVRGLDEPSVAPLLKNLQHLLDSFVDIGLGYLSLDRPSGTLSGGEAQRTKMIRHLGSSLTDITYVFDEPTVGLHPHDIQRMNELLIQLRDKGNTVLVVEHKPEAIAIADHVVDLGPRAGSEGGQVVFEGSVDELRASGTLTGRHLDDRARLKEQVRSATGALEVRGASEHNLQGVDVDIPLGVLVVVTGVAGSGKSSLIHGSIAPRDGVVAVDQGAIRGSRRSNPATYTGLLEPIRKAFAKANGVKPALFSANSEGACPNCNGAGVIYTDLGVMAGVSTVCEVCEGRRFDDSVLEYTFGGRDISQVLAMPVTEAEGFFAAGDAKLPAAHAILKRLSDVGLGYLTIGQPLTTLSGGERQRLKLATHMAEKGGVYVLDEPTTGLHLADVEQLLGLLDRLVDAGKSVIVIEHHQAVMAHADWIIDLGPGAGHDGGRLVFEGTPADLVAARSTLTGEHLARYVGA; from the coding sequence ATGACCGCAGCAGACAGCCATGACATCATCCGCGTCCAAGGGGCGCGGGAGAACAACCTCAAAGACGTGAGCGTGGAACTGCCGAAGCGGCGGCTGACCGTGTTCACCGGGGTATCCGGTTCGGGCAAGAGCTCGCTCGTGTTCGGCACCATCGCGGCCGAGTCGCAGCGCATGATCAACGAGACGTACAGCGCGTTCGTGCAAGGCTTCATGCCGTCGCTGGCGCGGCCCGATGTGGACGTGCTCGAAGGCCTGACGACGGCGATCATCGTGGACCAGGAGCGGATGGGCGCCAACGCGCGCTCGACGGTCGGGACAGTGACCGACGCGAACGCGATGCTCCGCATCCTGTTCAGCCGGCTCGGACAGCCGCACATCGGCTCGCCGCAGGCGTTCTCGTTCAACATCCCCTCGGTGTCGGGGCGCGGCGCCATCACCGTCGGCGGCAAGACGGAGAAGCGAGAGTTCACCCAGCTGGGCGGGATGTGCCCCCGGTGCGAGGGCATGGGAGCGGTGAGCGACATCGATCTCGCGCAGCTGTTCGACGACAGCAAGTCGCTCCAGGAGGGCGCCATCACCATCCCCGGCTACACGGCGGACGGCTGGGGAGTCCGGATCATCGCCAATTCCGGGTTCGTCCCGGGCGACAAGCCCATCCGCGACTTCACCGAGCAGGAGCGGCAGGACTTCCTCTACAAGGAGCCGGTGAAGGTCAAGATCGAAGGCATCAACCTGACCTACGAAGGCCTCGTCCCCAAGGTCCAGAAGTCGATGCTCTCCAAAGACGTGAACGCGATGCAGCCCCACATCCGTGCCTTCGTGGAGCGTGCGGTCACCTTCACCACGTGCCCGGAGTGCGAGGGGACGCGGCTCAGCGAGGGCGCGCGCGCATCCAAGATCGCGGGGATCAGCATCGCCGATGCCTGCGCGATGCAGATCACTGACCTCTCCGACTGGGTGCGCGGGCTCGACGAGCCGTCGGTCGCGCCGCTGCTGAAGAACCTGCAGCACCTGCTCGACTCGTTCGTCGACATCGGGCTCGGCTACCTCTCGCTCGACCGGCCATCCGGCACGCTGTCGGGCGGCGAGGCGCAGCGCACCAAGATGATCCGGCACCTCGGCTCGTCGCTCACCGACATCACGTACGTCTTCGACGAGCCGACGGTCGGGCTGCATCCGCACGACATCCAGCGGATGAACGAACTGCTGATCCAGCTGCGCGACAAGGGGAACACCGTGCTGGTGGTCGAGCACAAGCCGGAGGCGATCGCGATCGCCGACCACGTCGTCGACCTGGGGCCGCGGGCCGGATCGGAGGGCGGCCAGGTCGTCTTCGAGGGTTCGGTCGACGAGTTGCGCGCGAGCGGCACGCTGACGGGACGCCATCTCGATGACCGTGCGCGGCTCAAGGAGCAGGTGCGGTCGGCGACAGGCGCTCTGGAGGTGCGTGGCGCCTCCGAGCACAATCTGCAGGGCGTCGATGTCGACATCCCGCTCGGGGTGCTGGTCGTGGTGACCGGGGTGGCCGGTTCGGGGAAGAGCTCCCTCATCCACGGTTCGATCGCGCCTCGCGACGGGGTCGTCGCGGTCGACCAGGGAGCGATCCGCGGCTCGCGGCGCAGCAACCCCGCGACCTACACGGGTCTGCTGGAGCCGATCCGCAAGGCGTTCGCGAAGGCCAACGGCGTCAAGCCCGCACTGTTCAGCGCGAACTCGGAAGGCGCCTGCCCCAACTGCAACGGCGCAGGGGTGATCTACACCGACCTCGGCGTGATGGCCGGCGTCTCGACCGTCTGCGAGGTGTGCGAGGGTCGGCGATTCGACGACTCGGTGCTGGAGTACACGTTCGGCGGACGCGACATCAGCCAGGTGCTCGCCATGCCCGTCACGGAAGCGGAGGGGTTCTTCGCGGCGGGCGACGCGAAGCTGCCGGCCGCGCACGCCATCCTGAAGCGGCTGTCCGACGTCGGGCTCGGCTACCTCACGATCGGTCAGCCGCTCACCACCCTGTCGGGCGGAGAGCGGCAACGGCTGAAGCTCGCGACCCACATGGCGGAGAAGGGCGGGGTGTATGTCCTCGACGAGCCGACGACCGGCTTGCACCTGGCCGACGTCGAGCAACTGCTCGGGCTGCTGGACCGGCTGGTCGACGCGGGAAAATCGGTCATCGTCATCGAGCACCATCAGGCCGTCATGGCGCACGCCGACTGGATCATCGACCTCGGTCCGGGGGCCGGTCACGACGGCGGGCGGCTCGTGTTCGAGGGGACGCCGGCCGACCTCGTCGCGGCGCGCTCGACTCTGACCGGCGAGCACCTGGCGCGGTACGTCGGGGCGTGA
- a CDS encoding M23 family metallopeptidase, producing the protein MLRRVSTTVLAALLLVAATDVAGAEAAQPTTSLSSALRVVPDTRAELRDLPPAVHAQDPAEPEPGAQPDESAPAGAPEPDAAEPPAPAPPAAVWPVDRGAAITDGFGPREAPTAGASSNHRGIDFGAAAGTPVLAAASGIVTHVVPIDQGGCGVEVIIQHGEDVGSVSTRSCHLLDGSALVEVGTVVAAGQQIGAVGSTGVSTGPHLHFEVLIPGGEAIDPLPWLERFTAPAG; encoded by the coding sequence ATGCTCCGCCGCGTCTCCACCACCGTCCTCGCCGCCCTCCTGCTGGTCGCCGCCACCGACGTCGCCGGCGCCGAGGCAGCCCAGCCGACGACGTCGCTGTCCTCGGCCCTGCGGGTGGTTCCGGACACGCGCGCGGAGCTTCGCGACCTCCCGCCGGCAGTGCACGCGCAGGATCCGGCCGAGCCCGAGCCGGGCGCACAGCCGGACGAGTCCGCACCCGCAGGGGCCCCCGAGCCCGACGCGGCCGAGCCCCCGGCCCCCGCGCCGCCCGCCGCCGTCTGGCCCGTCGACCGCGGCGCAGCGATCACCGATGGATTCGGCCCGCGCGAGGCGCCGACGGCCGGAGCGTCGAGCAACCACCGCGGCATCGACTTCGGAGCGGCCGCAGGGACACCGGTACTCGCGGCCGCTTCGGGGATCGTGACCCACGTCGTGCCCATCGACCAGGGTGGATGCGGCGTCGAGGTGATCATCCAGCACGGTGAGGACGTCGGCTCGGTGAGCACCCGCTCCTGCCACCTCCTCGACGGTTCCGCGCTCGTCGAGGTGGGCACGGTCGTGGCAGCAGGTCAGCAGATCGGCGCGGTCGGAAGCACCGGCGTCTCCACCGGACCGCACCTGCACTTCGAGGTTCTGATTCCGGGCGGCGAGGCGATCGATCCGCTGCCCTGGCTCGAGCGGTTCACCGCACCGGCCGGGTGA
- a CDS encoding dihydrofolate reductase family protein has protein sequence MGRIIFDTAATINGWIADENDSLAWLFAVPGGEVPDSELLPTDAAVMVEGSTTYEWVLREGDILAHPEKWQEFHGTRPTFAFTHRELPVPKGADIRFVSGPVSEALPAIREAAGDGDIWVVGGGELAGQFFDAGALDELALSIAPVALTGGAPLFPRRVESDRLHLESASAVGQFARLRYTVHPPMSEG, from the coding sequence ATGGGGAGGATCATCTTCGACACGGCCGCGACGATCAACGGGTGGATCGCGGATGAGAACGACTCGCTGGCCTGGCTGTTCGCCGTTCCGGGTGGAGAGGTGCCGGACTCCGAACTGCTGCCGACGGATGCGGCGGTGATGGTGGAGGGGAGCACCACGTACGAGTGGGTGCTCCGGGAGGGCGACATCCTGGCGCATCCCGAGAAGTGGCAGGAGTTCCACGGCACCCGGCCGACGTTCGCGTTCACGCACCGGGAACTGCCGGTTCCGAAGGGCGCCGACATCCGCTTCGTCTCCGGGCCCGTGTCCGAGGCTCTTCCGGCCATCCGGGAGGCGGCCGGTGATGGCGACATCTGGGTCGTCGGCGGCGGCGAGCTCGCGGGGCAATTCTTCGATGCCGGCGCGCTGGATGAGCTGGCGCTGTCGATCGCGCCGGTAGCCCTGACCGGCGGCGCGCCGCTGTTCCCGCGGAGGGTGGAGTCGGACCGTCTGCACCTCGAGTCGGCCTCGGCGGTCGGGCAGTTCGCGCGCCTGCGGTACACGGTCCATCCCCCGATGTCAGAGGGCTGA
- the acs gene encoding acetate--CoA ligase, whose protein sequence is MSSPIENLGRETRLYPPSAAFAAQANVDASVFAEAAAGPVAFWERQAARLDWAEPWHTAHTWEPAVAGPDGELTVPQAEWFAGGRLNAAVNCVDRHVAAGRGDRVALHFEGEPGDRETITYSDLQRRVARAANALAELGIGKGDRVVVYLPVIPETVVITLAIARVGAIHSLVFGGFSAEALRFRVEDTGAKLLVTSDGQFRRGAAVPVKANADAAVDGDNAIEHVLVVRRTGDLTPDIPWTPGRDVWWHDVVDTAPDIHDPEFFDAETPLFIIYTSGTTGRPKGVVHTTGGYLTQASWSHWALFDAKDDDVYWCTADLAWVTAHTYVLYGPLSNGATSVIYEGTPNTPHTGRHFEIIERYGVSTYYTAPTLIRTFMTWFPEGLGDGWDLSSIRLLGTVGEAINPEAWMWFREHIGAGRAPVVDTWWQSESGAAIVAPLPGVTALKPGSATVAVPGVTVRVVDECGAEVPRGSGGSIVIDGTWPAMSRTVWGDPERYRDSYWRPFAERGYFLAGDGAAVDPDGYIWLLGRLDDVINVSGHRLSTIEIESALVAHPRVSEAAVVGVGDDTTGQAVAAFVVPSGRAPQESELREQVTREIGAIAKPRHVVLVGDLPKTRSGKIMRRLLVDLFDGRPLGDTTSLQDDTVPHAIATALAARTGPVRSS, encoded by the coding sequence ATGAGCTCCCCGATCGAGAACCTCGGCCGCGAGACCCGGCTCTACCCGCCGTCCGCCGCATTCGCCGCGCAAGCGAACGTCGACGCGTCGGTGTTCGCCGAGGCCGCCGCGGGTCCTGTCGCGTTCTGGGAGCGCCAGGCCGCACGGCTCGACTGGGCCGAGCCGTGGCACACCGCCCACACCTGGGAGCCGGCCGTCGCCGGCCCCGACGGCGAGCTGACCGTGCCGCAGGCTGAGTGGTTCGCAGGCGGCCGCCTGAACGCCGCCGTCAACTGCGTCGACCGGCACGTCGCGGCGGGACGCGGCGACCGGGTGGCTCTCCACTTCGAGGGCGAACCGGGCGACCGCGAGACCATCACGTACTCGGACCTCCAGCGCCGGGTGGCACGAGCGGCGAACGCTCTCGCCGAGCTCGGCATCGGGAAGGGGGACCGCGTCGTGGTCTACCTTCCGGTGATCCCCGAGACCGTCGTCATCACGCTCGCGATCGCGCGCGTGGGCGCCATCCACTCGCTCGTCTTCGGAGGGTTCTCGGCGGAGGCGCTGCGGTTCCGCGTCGAAGACACCGGCGCCAAGCTGCTGGTCACCTCCGACGGGCAGTTCCGACGGGGCGCCGCGGTGCCCGTCAAGGCGAACGCGGATGCGGCGGTCGACGGGGACAACGCGATCGAGCACGTCCTGGTGGTCCGGCGAACCGGTGACCTCACCCCCGACATCCCGTGGACCCCTGGCCGCGACGTCTGGTGGCACGACGTCGTGGACACGGCCCCGGATATCCACGACCCCGAGTTCTTCGACGCCGAGACGCCGCTGTTCATCATCTACACGTCGGGCACGACGGGACGTCCGAAGGGCGTCGTCCACACCACCGGCGGCTACCTGACGCAGGCGTCCTGGAGCCACTGGGCCCTCTTCGACGCGAAGGACGACGACGTGTACTGGTGCACGGCCGACCTGGCCTGGGTCACCGCGCACACGTACGTCCTGTACGGACCGCTCTCCAACGGCGCCACATCGGTGATCTACGAGGGGACGCCGAACACCCCGCACACCGGTCGCCACTTCGAGATCATCGAGCGCTACGGAGTGAGCACGTACTACACGGCGCCGACGCTCATCCGGACCTTCATGACCTGGTTCCCGGAGGGTCTCGGCGACGGCTGGGACCTGTCCAGCATCCGGCTGCTCGGGACGGTCGGGGAGGCGATCAACCCGGAGGCGTGGATGTGGTTCCGCGAACACATCGGCGCCGGGCGGGCGCCCGTGGTCGACACCTGGTGGCAGTCGGAGTCGGGCGCCGCGATCGTCGCGCCGCTGCCGGGAGTCACCGCGCTGAAGCCGGGATCCGCGACCGTCGCGGTGCCCGGCGTGACCGTGCGGGTGGTGGACGAGTGCGGAGCTGAGGTGCCCCGGGGCTCTGGGGGCTCCATCGTGATCGACGGGACCTGGCCGGCGATGTCGCGCACGGTCTGGGGCGACCCGGAGCGCTACCGCGACTCGTACTGGCGTCCCTTTGCGGAGCGCGGGTACTTCCTCGCCGGCGACGGAGCAGCGGTCGACCCCGACGGCTACATCTGGCTGCTCGGACGGCTCGACGACGTCATCAACGTCTCCGGTCACCGCCTGTCGACGATCGAGATCGAGTCGGCACTCGTGGCGCATCCTCGCGTCTCGGAGGCGGCAGTGGTCGGCGTCGGCGACGACACCACCGGTCAGGCGGTCGCGGCGTTCGTGGTCCCGTCGGGGAGGGCCCCGCAGGAGTCGGAGCTGCGCGAACAGGTGACCCGCGAGATCGGTGCGATCGCCAAGCCGCGGCACGTCGTCCTGGTCGGGGATCTGCCCAAGA
- a CDS encoding MarR family winged helix-turn-helix transcriptional regulator, whose translation MDNTDRVAAGSAATLPVDSEQASDAAISDVEEQFTRLFNQVGTAMRDRAERIHPDLQPGGYKLLTTIVRSGPIHAGALAAMLYTDKSVISRQVKLLEDMGFVERKTDPEDRRASFIAATPEAVEKVNEVRAADQATLYRGLRRWGEEDVRRLAGLLARLNEVAR comes from the coding sequence ATGGACAATACGGATCGGGTGGCGGCGGGCTCCGCCGCCACCCTTCCCGTCGACTCGGAACAGGCGAGCGACGCGGCCATCTCCGACGTGGAGGAGCAGTTCACCCGGTTGTTCAACCAGGTGGGCACCGCGATGCGCGACCGCGCGGAGCGCATCCACCCGGATCTCCAGCCGGGCGGCTACAAGCTGCTCACCACGATCGTGCGCAGCGGACCCATCCACGCGGGCGCGCTCGCCGCGATGCTGTACACGGACAAGAGCGTGATCAGCCGGCAGGTGAAACTGCTCGAAGACATGGGTTTCGTCGAGCGGAAGACCGACCCGGAGGACCGTCGGGCGAGCTTCATCGCGGCGACCCCCGAAGCGGTCGAGAAGGTGAACGAAGTGCGGGCGGCCGACCAGGCCACCCTGTACCGCGGCCTGCGTCGCTGGGGCGAAGAGGATGTGCGCCGGCTGGCCGGTCTGCTCGCCCGTCTGAACGAGGTGGCCCGGTAG
- a CDS encoding phosphatase PAP2 family protein gives MHARRQRSWTLRVPAHWIVWTVVLFALTVALGFAAKTLPALRLAGLDAAVNRVNAPVLDDLALVLDRLDHPVVVAVVLAAVFVVLLFVVGWRRALGVCVATGAGWLTTLVVKTVVAQPRPSTDGLTHLLRISPATLSYPSGHVVFAAALVTALATVCATVRARTVVLVIGALFVLAVSWSRLYVGVHYGTDVVGGALNGVAGALLIAGLWNVATRGRRKGYAVSR, from the coding sequence ATGCATGCTCGTCGACAGCGCTCCTGGACGCTGCGCGTCCCCGCCCACTGGATCGTCTGGACCGTCGTCCTCTTCGCGCTCACGGTCGCCCTCGGCTTCGCCGCGAAGACCCTCCCAGCCCTGCGCCTTGCGGGACTGGATGCGGCGGTCAACCGCGTGAACGCTCCCGTGCTGGACGACCTCGCCCTCGTGCTCGACCGCCTCGACCACCCGGTGGTCGTCGCGGTCGTCCTGGCAGCCGTCTTCGTCGTGCTGCTGTTCGTCGTGGGATGGCGTCGCGCGCTCGGCGTGTGCGTCGCGACCGGCGCGGGATGGCTCACGACGCTGGTCGTGAAGACCGTGGTGGCGCAGCCGCGCCCCTCCACCGACGGTCTGACCCATCTGCTCCGCATCTCTCCCGCGACCCTGAGCTATCCGAGCGGCCATGTGGTGTTCGCCGCTGCCCTCGTCACGGCGCTGGCGACGGTGTGCGCCACCGTCCGCGCCCGCACCGTCGTGCTCGTCATCGGGGCACTGTTCGTCCTCGCCGTCTCGTGGTCGCGGCTGTACGTCGGCGTCCACTACGGCACGGATGTTGTCGGCGGCGCGCTCAACGGCGTCGCCGGTGCCCTGCTGATCGCCGGTCTCTGGAACGTCGCGACACGAGGTCGCCGAAAGGGATACGCAGTCTCTCGGTAG
- a CDS encoding PHP domain-containing protein, with protein sequence MDAVDALNEIAFWLERELAPSFKVQAFRRAAATIAPLDADELAARVADGRLKRTKGIGDRTFQVIAQAVDGEVPSYLADLRERNDQPLDTGGAELLAQLRGDLHSHTEWSDGTVPIEVMAAAAATLGREYQAITDHSPTLTVASGLSAERLEEQLGVIAALDTGSLTLLTGIEVDILEDGTLDQTPELLGRLDVVVGSVHSKLRSDRRTMTKRMLGGIHDPQTNVLGHCTGRLVQGSRGTRPPSEFDADAVFAACVENQVAVEINSRPERQDPPDDLIQRALDAGCFFSIDTDAHAPGQLDFLAYGAARAAANGVPADRIITSWPLDRLRAWLAKS encoded by the coding sequence ATGGATGCCGTCGACGCGCTGAACGAGATCGCTTTCTGGCTCGAGCGGGAGCTGGCGCCCAGCTTCAAGGTCCAGGCCTTCCGGCGCGCAGCGGCCACCATCGCCCCGCTCGACGCCGACGAGCTCGCCGCCCGCGTCGCCGACGGCCGCCTGAAGCGCACCAAGGGCATCGGCGACCGCACGTTCCAGGTGATCGCGCAGGCGGTCGACGGAGAGGTGCCCTCCTACCTCGCCGACCTGCGCGAGCGCAACGACCAGCCGCTCGACACCGGCGGCGCCGAGCTGCTCGCCCAGTTGCGCGGCGATCTCCACAGCCACACCGAGTGGTCCGACGGCACCGTCCCGATCGAGGTCATGGCCGCGGCCGCCGCGACGCTCGGCCGGGAGTACCAGGCCATCACCGACCACTCCCCCACCCTCACCGTCGCGAGCGGCCTCAGCGCGGAGCGGCTCGAGGAGCAGCTCGGCGTCATCGCGGCTCTCGACACCGGCTCGCTCACCCTCCTCACCGGGATCGAGGTCGACATCCTCGAGGACGGCACCCTCGACCAGACCCCGGAACTGCTGGGCCGGTTGGATGTGGTGGTCGGCAGCGTGCACTCCAAGCTCCGGTCGGACCGCCGGACGATGACGAAGCGGATGCTCGGCGGCATCCACGACCCGCAGACGAACGTGCTCGGACACTGCACGGGACGGCTGGTGCAGGGATCCCGCGGAACGCGTCCCCCGTCGGAGTTCGACGCCGACGCGGTGTTCGCCGCGTGCGTCGAGAACCAGGTCGCGGTGGAGATCAACTCGCGTCCGGAACGTCAGGACCCGCCGGACGACCTCATCCAGCGTGCGCTCGATGCAGGGTGCTTCTTCTCGATCGACACGGACGCCCATGCACCGGGTCAGCTCGACTTCCTCGCCTACGGCGCCGCGCGCGCTGCCGCGAACGGCGTCCCCGCCGACCGCATCATCACCTCCTGGCCGCTCGACCGCCTCCGCGCCTGGCTGGCCAAGTCCTGA
- a CDS encoding MDR family MFS transporter, giving the protein MSTTLSRDGAPAVMSHRQVLESLSGLLLGMFVSILAGTVVSTSMPRIISELHGDQTAYTWVVTSTLLATTVSTPIWGKLADLLNRKLLIQLALVIFVAGSALAGFSADTNMLIGFRVIQGLGAGGLTALSQIIMADIISPRERGRYMGLFGGIMAVGTVGGPLVGGLLTDSIGWRWNFFVGVPVAIVAIFLLQVTLRLPKRPARKVRIDYLGAIFLAAGVSLLLIWVSLAGKNFDWVSPESFWMVGGAIALIIATIVTELVVKEPIIPLGMFKNRTFTLAVIASISVGVAMFGTSVFLGQYMQLARGATPTESGLLTLPMILGLLLSSMIVGNLISRFGKWKAFMVVGSVLLTVGLYLMSTIEYDTNYWLVSVYMLILGAGVGMVMQNLVLIVQNTVRPEQLGAASSNVAFFRSLGGTIGVSVMGSILGTAVTNGMADRKDDLMAAVAKLGAKGVEAAKSLQSGTLPEVNSLPLPIRTIVESVYGQSVADIFLVAVPLAIITIVAILFLPNIKLGSKTAIERMQEENGETPLEAAEENALGVAEALIGAPVTGSVAAVRPSEEDDLSAVKGR; this is encoded by the coding sequence ATGTCAACCACTCTCTCCAGGGATGGAGCACCGGCAGTGATGTCGCACCGGCAGGTGCTCGAATCCCTTTCCGGGCTGCTGCTCGGGATGTTCGTCTCGATCCTCGCGGGCACGGTCGTGTCGACCTCGATGCCGCGGATCATCTCCGAGCTGCACGGCGACCAGACCGCCTACACGTGGGTCGTCACCAGCACGCTGCTCGCCACCACGGTCTCCACCCCGATCTGGGGCAAGCTCGCCGACCTGCTCAACCGCAAGCTGCTCATCCAGCTCGCCCTCGTCATCTTCGTCGCGGGCTCTGCGCTCGCCGGCTTCTCGGCCGACACCAACATGCTGATCGGATTCCGCGTCATCCAGGGCCTCGGCGCAGGCGGACTGACCGCCCTGAGCCAGATCATCATGGCCGACATCATCAGCCCGCGCGAGCGCGGCCGGTACATGGGCCTCTTCGGCGGCATCATGGCGGTCGGCACGGTCGGCGGCCCGCTGGTCGGCGGTCTGCTCACCGACTCCATCGGATGGCGCTGGAACTTCTTCGTCGGCGTCCCCGTCGCGATCGTCGCGATCTTCCTGCTGCAGGTCACACTCCGCCTCCCCAAGCGCCCCGCACGCAAGGTCCGCATCGACTACCTCGGTGCGATCTTCCTCGCCGCCGGCGTCTCGCTCCTGCTGATCTGGGTCTCTCTGGCCGGTAAGAACTTCGACTGGGTCAGCCCGGAGTCGTTCTGGATGGTGGGCGGCGCGATCGCCCTGATCATCGCGACGATCGTCACAGAGCTCGTCGTGAAGGAGCCGATCATCCCGCTCGGGATGTTCAAGAACCGCACCTTCACCCTCGCGGTCATCGCCTCCATCTCGGTCGGGGTCGCGATGTTCGGAACCTCCGTCTTCCTCGGCCAGTACATGCAGCTGGCTCGCGGTGCGACGCCGACAGAGTCGGGTCTGCTGACGCTGCCGATGATCCTCGGTCTGCTGCTGTCCTCGATGATCGTGGGCAACCTGATCAGCCGGTTCGGCAAGTGGAAGGCCTTCATGGTCGTCGGCTCCGTGCTGCTGACCGTCGGTCTGTACCTCATGAGCACGATCGAGTACGACACGAACTACTGGCTGGTCTCGGTGTACATGCTGATCCTCGGCGCCGGTGTCGGCATGGTGATGCAGAACCTCGTGCTCATCGTGCAGAACACGGTGCGGCCGGAGCAGCTCGGCGCGGCGAGCTCGAACGTCGCGTTCTTCCGCAGCCTGGGCGGCACCATCGGCGTCTCGGTGATGGGCTCCATCCTCGGCACGGCGGTGACGAACGGGATGGCGGACCGCAAGGACGACCTGATGGCCGCTGTCGCGAAGCTCGGCGCGAAGGGCGTCGAGGCGGCGAAGTCGCTGCAGAGCGGCACGCTGCCCGAGGTCAATTCGCTGCCCCTCCCGATCCGCACGATCGTGGAGTCGGTGTACGGCCAGTCCGTCGCGGACATCTTCCTCGTCGCTGTGCCGCTCGCCATCATCACGATCGTCGCCATCCTCTTCCTCCCGAACATCAAGCTCGGCAGCAAGACCGCCATCGAGCGGATGCAGGAGGAGAACGGCGAGACGCCGCTCGAGGCCGCGGAGGAGAACGCGCTCGGCGTCGCAGAGGCGCTCATCGGCGCTCCCGTGACCGGCTCGGTGGCGGCGGTCCGGCCATCGGAGGAGGACGACCTCTCCGCTGTGAAGGGCCGCTAG